AAACCGAGCTACCTGCGTCGCCCGGAGCATCTGCTCCCAGAAGAAGCGACGGAGGGCGAAACGAAGGTAGACGAAGCGGTAGCAGGCGACTGATAGGAAGTCACGTCCTGATACTGTCGGCTGTAACTGCTGTGAGATATTTGCCACTCCCGGTGGCAGAGTTCTTGACAGCCGACAGTATGAACAACCGACCACACCTGACCCGTTGCTGTCCGTTCTCGGAGGCTTATCAGACTCGGTTCCGTGGGGACAGCCATGAGTCTCCAATCAATGTTCAACGACATCCCGTTTGTCAAGCAGTTAGGGATGGAGATAACCGCCGTCGAAGACGGCTATGCGGCAGGCGAACTCCCGCTGGAGGATGGCCATTCCTCGAATCCCGAATCGATAATCGCACACGGCGGCGTCACGTACTCGCTCGTCGACACCGTCGGCGGAGCGGCCGTCGTCTCACAATCCGGCACCGTCTCGCCGACAGTCGACATGCGGATCGATTACCTCGCGCCGGCAACCGCCGATTTACGGACTGAGGCGGAGGTGATCCGGAGCGGCGGGAGCGTCTCCGTCGTCGACGCGGAGGTGTACGACACTGATGGCCATCACATCGCGAGCGCTCGTGGGACGTACAAAACTGACGGCGACCGCGGCGAGTCGCCGTGGACAGAAGGCGTCGACGAATCAGACGTCGGACATTTCACTGACGACTAGTCGCCACTGACCATCTGCATCCCGTCGCGCACGGACTCTCGACGGCCCAGCAGCGTCACCATGTCACCCGCTTCGAGGACGTAGTCAGCGGTCGGCACCTCCGCGTGATCGTGGCGCTCGCCGCTGACCAGCGCGATGAGGCAGGCCTCGGGCAGCATCGGCCCGACCTCGCGTATCGATTTGCCGATGAGGTCCGGGTTCTCGACCTCGACCTCCTGTACGTCCCCGCTCCGGCCGATGTCGGTCATCCAGTGGGCGATGGCCGGGCGCTCTATCTGGTTGTCGATAGCCCAAGCCGTCGCCATCGCCGAGGAGATGGTCCGGACACCGAGGTCCTCGAAGGCCTCGACGTTGTCCGGGTTGTTCGCGCGGGCGATGACGCGATCGACGCCGAACTTCGAGCTCGCCAGTTGCGAGACGAGCAGGTTCGCGTCGTCGTCGCCAGTCGCCGCCACGACGGTCTTTGCGTTCTCGGCTCCGGCCGACCGCAACACGTCGGTATCCGTGCCGTCACCGATCTCGACGGCGTAGCCGTCGTTGCGGGCTCGTTCGACGATCTCTTCGTCCTGTTCGATGATGACGACGTTCTCGCCCCGGTCTTCGAGGCGCGCGGCGAGCGCTCGGCCCACCTGTCCGCCGCCGACGATGATGACTCGCATTGGTATCACATCCAGTTTTTCCGCGATGAACCGCGCCAGCCCGCCCTCAAACAGGGCGGTGGCAAAGATGACCAGAAAGACGGTCCCAAGCAGGATATCCGCCTGCGTCCCCAGTAGCTCGGCCTGTGCCCCGGAGACCTCTTCGGCCGCGTTGTGGAGCTCGACGGCAAACAGCGTGGCGACAGAGGCCGGGATAATCCCGCGGGGCCCGACGAAACTGACGAACAGCTTCTCGTTCGTGGTGAATCGGTCGCCGACGGTCGAGACGAACACAAGCAACGGGCGGATGAGCAAGGCGACCGCGAGAACGACGATGATGCCCGGCAGTCCGACGTCGATGAGCGATTCGAGTTCCAGTTGCGCCGCCAGTGCGATGAACACGAACGACAGCACCAGCAGCGTGATGTCGCCTTTGAACTCCTCGATGTCCTCCTCGTAGGGATGGTCGACGTTACCGAGCGCCATCCCCGCCGTCGCGGCGGCGGCAACGCCGGCTTCGGTCGCTATCGTGTTCGCGCCCGCATAGGCGATGAGCGCCCCCGCGAGCACGAGCAGTCGGGAATTCCGCGGTGCGTCACCGGGCGAGAGATCGACGTACTGGAGGAGGTAGTACACTACGGCGGCGACGATGAGGCCGACGAGCAGCCCAGTCCCCAGTCGAAGCGCGAACGCCCGCAACAGCCCCTCGCTCGACGCCGCTGGGTTGACCGTCTCGAAGATGACGACGGCGATGATAGCCGCGGTCACGTCGTTGACGATCCCTTCCGTCTCCAGCGCGGCGGCAACGCGGTCCCGGACCGGGACGACATTGAGAATTGGCGTGATGACCGTCGGCCCGGTCGCGACCAGCAGCGCACCGATCAGGAACGCGAGGTTCCAAGAGACAGCCGCGGAGTTGAACGCGAACTTGACGGCGATAGCGGTGCCCACGAGGGCGATAGCCGCGCCGACGGTAACAAGCCGGAACGTCGCGGCCGGGGCCTCCCGCAGACGGTCGAATCGGAGGTGATAGGCTCCCTCGAAAACGATGATCGCGACCGCTAAACCGACGATGGCCGACAATGCCCCACCGAAGGTGCCATCACCGATGATACCCAGTCCGGGCTGACCGATGATGACTCCCACCAGTAAATAAAAGATGATACTGGGGACGCGCAGGCGTGCGGCGAGGACCTGTGCAAGGACGCCAAGTCCGATGATGCCGGCGACGAGCGGAATCAGTAGCCCCGAACTACCAGCCACAGTTGGCCTCCATCTGTCGGCCCAACGTGTCGCCATCGTATAAACGCACTCACTCGGGGGCACACGAGGGCGGTGTCAGAAGCACAGGTCTACCGGGAGCCGTCCCCGCCTTCACCGGTTCCGGCTCACCGGGAACTTCACCCGCTCGGGGTGTTCGTTGAACTGTTCGAGGATGTCGGCATACAGCGCGTTTCGCATCCGGGTGCCCCGCCGGGGATGGACGAGATATCGGAGGCGGAGCTCCACCCACGACTCCTGCTGTGTGATGTTGACCGTGGGCCGTTCGTTCACGTCGAGTTCGACCGGCGTCTCCGCGAGGCGGGTGCGGTACTCGCGGACCTGTTCGGCCATCTCGTCGCCGAGGTGGTCGGTCGCCACGTCGACCATCACCTCCGACGCAAACTGCAGATCGGTCTCGTAGGCGACCTGTATCGAGAGTTCGTTCCAGACGTACTGGACGCCCTCGCCGTAGAAGTTGACGACACGGGAGGACAGCACGGTGCTATTTGGCACGGTCACGATGCGGCCCGACGGCTGGTTCGATGAGACGAGGTCGCCGTCGATTTCCCACACCTCCGTCACGAAGAAATCGACCGCGACGACGTCGCCGCGCATCTCCTCGATAGCGATGCGGTCGCCCACCTGATAGGGCCGCTTCGTCACGATGTACAGCCAGCCGATGAGCGAGAACAGCGGCTGCTGGAGCGCGAACGTGACCGCGAAGCCGAGCACGCCCAGAGAGAACAGCACGCTCACCCACTCTCGGGTGACGACGCCGAACACCGCGATCATCCCGACGATACCGAAGGTCAGTCGGAGGACGTTCCGTACGTCGTGCTGGCGACGTTTGTTCTGGGTATGGGTGACGAGATACGTCCGACAGACGGTGTAGCTCCCGTAGAACGCAAGTACGAGCGACGCCAGCGTCAGGCCCAGCAGCGTGAGCGGTTCGAGTTCGACCCCGAGTACCCGCTCGTCGAAGCCGAACCGGCGAACGAACCGCGACCCCGCGTACAGGACGAGCGCACAGAGCAGCGACAGGTAGCCAGTTCGGCGCATACCACGACACTGTGGCCCGGCCTTGAGAAACCCGGCTATTCCTCGCGGTTGTCCAGCGCCACGAGGACGCCACGGACGTTCAGCCGCATCTCCGCGCGGCCCTTGCGCTCGCCCCAGAGGTCGGTCTCGGCCCGCTCGACGAAGTAGTCGATGACCGCTTCGTCGTCGGCGAGTTCCGCACGCTTGCGCTCGACCTCGGCGACCCACTCTGGCAGAATCTCGGCGTAGGTCTCCAGTTTATCGCCGGTCTCAGCCGGCCCGTAGTGGCCGAACATGAGGAGTTCCG
The Haloarcula sp. CBA1129 genome window above contains:
- a CDS encoding PaaI family thioesterase; amino-acid sequence: MSLQSMFNDIPFVKQLGMEITAVEDGYAAGELPLEDGHSSNPESIIAHGGVTYSLVDTVGGAAVVSQSGTVSPTVDMRIDYLAPATADLRTEAEVIRSGGSVSVVDAEVYDTDGHHIASARGTYKTDGDRGESPWTEGVDESDVGHFTDD
- a CDS encoding cation:proton antiporter, giving the protein MAGSSGLLIPLVAGIIGLGVLAQVLAARLRVPSIIFYLLVGVIIGQPGLGIIGDGTFGGALSAIVGLAVAIIVFEGAYHLRFDRLREAPAATFRLVTVGAAIALVGTAIAVKFAFNSAAVSWNLAFLIGALLVATGPTVITPILNVVPVRDRVAAALETEGIVNDVTAAIIAVVIFETVNPAASSEGLLRAFALRLGTGLLVGLIVAAVVYYLLQYVDLSPGDAPRNSRLLVLAGALIAYAGANTIATEAGVAAAATAGMALGNVDHPYEEDIEEFKGDITLLVLSFVFIALAAQLELESLIDVGLPGIIVVLAVALLIRPLLVFVSTVGDRFTTNEKLFVSFVGPRGIIPASVATLFAVELHNAAEEVSGAQAELLGTQADILLGTVFLVIFATALFEGGLARFIAEKLDVIPMRVIIVGGGQVGRALAARLEDRGENVVIIEQDEEIVERARNDGYAVEIGDGTDTDVLRSAGAENAKTVVAATGDDDANLLVSQLASSKFGVDRVIARANNPDNVEAFEDLGVRTISSAMATAWAIDNQIERPAIAHWMTDIGRSGDVQEVEVENPDLIGKSIREVGPMLPEACLIALVSGERHDHAEVPTADYVLEAGDMVTLLGRRESVRDGMQMVSGD
- a CDS encoding mechanosensitive ion channel family protein, producing the protein MRRTGYLSLLCALVLYAGSRFVRRFGFDERVLGVELEPLTLLGLTLASLVLAFYGSYTVCRTYLVTHTQNKRRQHDVRNVLRLTFGIVGMIAVFGVVTREWVSVLFSLGVLGFAVTFALQQPLFSLIGWLYIVTKRPYQVGDRIAIEEMRGDVVAVDFFVTEVWEIDGDLVSSNQPSGRIVTVPNSTVLSSRVVNFYGEGVQYVWNELSIQVAYETDLQFASEVMVDVATDHLGDEMAEQVREYRTRLAETPVELDVNERPTVNITQQESWVELRLRYLVHPRRGTRMRNALYADILEQFNEHPERVKFPVSRNR